A window of the Halobacterium hubeiense genome harbors these coding sequences:
- a CDS encoding ABC transporter substrate-binding protein → MTSDTNLTRRRYLQGAGAAGAALTMAGCLGGGGGGGSEEVELLHGWSGGDGQAAFDALLAGFEEEYPDVDVNANAIGGSGNTTLDARINTRLGNNNPPSSWAEWPGQNLTQFTSEDLLGDIEEDVWSQNNMKEAYLEGPQEAAQVGGSYVCVPTNIHRLNNVFYNVSVLEDAGIDAGSLETPADLVEAAATVEEETDAIGFAHAMSNPWTTLQLWACVFLGEHGTEAYDAFINGEGDVDKVQSSLETVAELSEYFNSDAGTVGFQEANQYVIDGEAAFFDNGDWAAQMYISQEDFEYGTDWDHIAFPGTEDYYSLNMDSWVFPADGPNPEDTKKWLTYCGTKDAQVRFNTNKGSIPPRSDVSTEEFGPFQTDQIGDFQDSEAQPPSIAHGLATTPEVLNNLKQATQSNFSTPSQSAAEETAQAYIDAF, encoded by the coding sequence ATGACTTCCGATACCAACCTCACGCGACGACGCTACTTGCAAGGTGCTGGCGCGGCCGGCGCCGCGCTCACGATGGCCGGCTGCCTCGGCGGCGGCGGAGGCGGCGGCAGCGAAGAAGTCGAACTGCTCCACGGCTGGAGCGGCGGCGACGGGCAGGCCGCCTTCGACGCGCTCCTCGCGGGCTTCGAAGAGGAGTACCCTGACGTCGACGTCAACGCCAACGCCATCGGTGGCAGCGGCAACACGACCCTCGACGCCCGCATCAACACGCGCCTCGGCAACAACAACCCGCCGAGCTCGTGGGCCGAGTGGCCCGGCCAGAACCTCACGCAGTTCACGTCCGAGGACCTCCTCGGGGACATCGAGGAGGACGTCTGGTCGCAGAACAACATGAAGGAGGCGTACCTCGAAGGCCCCCAGGAGGCCGCACAGGTCGGCGGGTCGTACGTCTGCGTGCCGACGAACATCCACCGGCTCAACAACGTCTTCTACAACGTGAGCGTCCTCGAGGACGCCGGCATCGACGCCGGCTCTCTCGAGACGCCCGCCGACCTCGTCGAGGCGGCGGCCACCGTCGAGGAGGAGACCGACGCCATCGGGTTCGCCCACGCGATGTCGAACCCGTGGACGACCCTCCAGCTGTGGGCGTGCGTCTTCCTCGGCGAGCACGGGACGGAAGCCTACGACGCGTTCATCAACGGCGAAGGCGACGTCGACAAGGTGCAGTCCTCCCTTGAGACGGTCGCCGAGCTCAGCGAGTACTTCAATTCCGACGCCGGCACCGTCGGCTTCCAGGAGGCCAACCAGTACGTCATCGACGGCGAAGCCGCGTTCTTCGACAACGGCGACTGGGCGGCACAGATGTACATCTCGCAGGAGGACTTCGAGTACGGCACCGACTGGGACCACATCGCGTTCCCCGGCACCGAGGACTACTACTCGCTGAACATGGACAGCTGGGTCTTCCCGGCCGACGGCCCGAACCCCGAGGACACCAAGAAGTGGCTGACCTACTGCGGGACGAAGGACGCCCAGGTTCGCTTCAACACGAACAAGGGCTCGATTCCCCCGCGCAGCGACGTCTCCACCGAGGAGTTCGGCCCGTTCCAGACCGACCAGATCGGCGACTTCCAGGACTCGGAGGCGCAGCCGCCGTCCATCGCCCACGGCCTCGCGACGACCCCCGAAGTCCTCAACAACCTCAAGCAGGCGACGCAGAGCAACTTCAGCACGCCGTCCCAGAGCGCGGCCGAGGAGACGGCCCAGGCCTACATCGACGCGTTCTAA
- a CDS encoding class II fumarate hydratase, whose product MGDDYRTERDSLGEIEVPADAYWGAQTQRAVENFPISDATFGRRFVRALGVVKKAAAQANNDLGLLDDEQADAIVEAADEVIAGEHDDQFPVDVFQTGSGTSSNMNANEVIANRAAEILGEEVGARVVHPNDHVNYGQSSNDVIPTAMHVAALEAVEKDVEPALELLADALDEKAEEFDGVVKTGRTHLQDATPVRLGQEFGGYRTQVEKGIERVRDVKSHLSELALGGTAVGTGLNTHPEFPEKAASYISEETGVSFREADDHFEAQAAHDAMNEAHGALRTVAGSLNKIANDLRLLASGPRNGLGEIEQPENQPGSSIMPGKINPVVAEAVNQVHKQVVGNDAAVNAGAVEGQLDLNLYKPVIAHNFLESANVIANASVAFAEKFVAKLEANEEYCEEQVERSMALATALNPAIGYDKASEVAKAALKEGKSVKEVVVEKGYLSESDAEDVLDPEKMTHRGILSGDD is encoded by the coding sequence ATGGGTGACGACTACCGAACCGAACGCGACAGTCTCGGCGAAATCGAGGTCCCCGCGGACGCCTACTGGGGCGCACAGACCCAGCGCGCGGTCGAGAACTTCCCCATCTCGGACGCGACGTTCGGGCGGCGCTTCGTGCGCGCGCTCGGCGTCGTGAAGAAGGCCGCCGCGCAGGCGAACAACGACCTCGGCCTCCTCGACGACGAGCAGGCCGACGCCATCGTCGAGGCCGCCGACGAGGTCATCGCCGGCGAGCACGACGACCAGTTCCCGGTGGACGTCTTCCAGACGGGCAGCGGCACGTCCTCGAACATGAACGCCAACGAGGTCATCGCCAACCGCGCCGCCGAGATTCTCGGCGAGGAGGTCGGCGCGCGCGTCGTCCACCCCAACGACCACGTCAACTACGGGCAGTCCAGCAACGACGTCATCCCGACCGCGATGCACGTCGCCGCCTTGGAGGCCGTCGAGAAGGACGTCGAGCCCGCGCTCGAACTGCTCGCGGACGCCCTCGACGAGAAGGCCGAGGAGTTCGACGGCGTCGTCAAGACCGGCCGCACGCACCTCCAGGACGCGACGCCCGTCCGCCTCGGGCAGGAGTTCGGCGGCTACCGCACGCAGGTCGAGAAGGGCATCGAGCGCGTGCGCGACGTGAAGAGCCACCTCTCGGAGCTCGCGCTCGGCGGTACCGCGGTCGGTACCGGGCTCAACACCCATCCCGAGTTCCCCGAGAAGGCGGCGTCGTACATCTCCGAGGAGACCGGCGTCTCCTTCCGCGAGGCCGACGACCACTTCGAGGCGCAGGCCGCCCACGACGCGATGAACGAGGCCCACGGCGCGCTCCGCACGGTCGCGGGCTCGCTGAACAAAATCGCCAACGACCTCCGCCTGCTCGCGTCCGGGCCGCGCAACGGCCTCGGCGAAATCGAGCAGCCCGAGAACCAGCCCGGCTCCTCCATCATGCCCGGGAAAATCAACCCCGTCGTCGCCGAAGCCGTCAATCAGGTCCACAAGCAGGTCGTCGGCAACGACGCCGCCGTGAACGCCGGCGCCGTCGAGGGCCAGCTTGACCTCAACCTCTACAAGCCCGTCATCGCGCACAACTTCCTCGAATCCGCGAACGTCATCGCGAACGCCAGCGTCGCGTTCGCCGAGAAGTTCGTCGCGAAACTGGAAGCCAACGAAGAATACTGCGAGGAACAGGTCGAGCGCTCGATGGCGCTGGCGACCGCGCTCAACCCCGCCATCGGCTACGACAAGGCCAGCGAGGTCGCGAAGGCCGCGCTCAAGGAGGGCAAGTCCGTCAAGGAGGTCGTCGTCGAGAAGGGCTACCTCTCCGAGAGCGACGCCGAGGACGTCCTCGACCCCGAGAAGATGACCCACCGCGGCATCCTCTCCGGCGACGACTGA
- a CDS encoding PH domain-containing protein, translated as MKLHPLSIPVRAVSRAVGVAWAFIFAGFAFAGGDPVLLSGVVVLVVLVLAALAGYEVAYYRRFDYELTDDSLDIASGVFSRREREIPLRRVQNVDVTRSFVARLLGIAVVDVETAGGGGTEANLRFVGGEEADRLQEAIREKRAALQREESAEAASEEAEAAEPTAGGETLFELSDRDLLLYGALSFDPRLASGVVALATFLAPTFGDRVSLSGLGVAAVVGLAVVAALGLWAASAVARIVQFYGFRLRRVGDDLRYERGLLSRRDGTIPLSKLQTVAVEENVLMRRWGFASLAVETAGYAPGSQPSGGSEAAIPIAPREDVLSLARTLEPFHDFEVERPPERARKRYVRRYLLAGLAVVAAGFAVDQFLASVPWYAAGVLLLLAWPAARLSHRHRGYELGPDHVVTQGGFWNRSTRIVPYRRIQTVIRRQTVFQRRWRLATVIFDTAGSRSISAGDAAALDRDEDDADDVAVTVRDRVLDVVYEREHDDGTTD; from the coding sequence GTGAAACTCCACCCGCTGTCGATTCCCGTCCGCGCGGTGTCGCGGGCCGTCGGCGTCGCGTGGGCGTTCATCTTCGCGGGGTTCGCGTTCGCGGGCGGCGACCCGGTGTTGCTCAGCGGCGTCGTCGTGCTCGTGGTCCTCGTGCTGGCCGCCCTCGCGGGCTACGAGGTGGCGTACTACCGGCGCTTCGACTACGAGCTCACCGACGACAGCCTCGACATCGCCTCGGGGGTGTTCTCGCGGCGCGAGCGCGAGATTCCGCTGCGCCGCGTGCAGAACGTCGACGTCACGCGGTCGTTCGTCGCGCGCCTGCTCGGCATCGCGGTGGTCGACGTGGAGACGGCGGGCGGCGGCGGCACGGAGGCGAACCTGCGGTTCGTCGGCGGCGAGGAGGCCGACCGGCTGCAGGAGGCGATTCGGGAGAAGCGCGCGGCGCTCCAGCGAGAGGAGAGCGCAGAGGCCGCAAGCGAGGAAGCGGAAGCCGCAGAACCGACCGCGGGCGGCGAGACGCTGTTCGAGCTCTCGGACCGCGACCTCCTGTTGTACGGCGCGCTCTCCTTCGACCCGCGCTTGGCCTCGGGCGTGGTCGCGCTCGCGACGTTCCTCGCGCCGACGTTCGGTGACCGCGTCTCGCTGTCCGGGCTCGGCGTCGCCGCCGTCGTCGGCCTCGCAGTCGTGGCGGCGCTCGGGCTGTGGGCGGCGTCGGCGGTCGCGCGCATCGTCCAGTTCTACGGCTTCCGGCTGCGCCGCGTCGGCGACGACCTGCGCTACGAGCGCGGGCTGCTGTCGCGGCGGGACGGCACAATCCCGCTGTCGAAGCTCCAGACCGTCGCCGTCGAGGAGAACGTCCTGATGCGCCGGTGGGGATTCGCGTCGCTGGCCGTCGAGACCGCGGGCTACGCGCCCGGCAGCCAGCCCAGCGGCGGCTCTGAGGCGGCCATCCCCATCGCGCCCCGCGAGGACGTGCTGTCGCTGGCTCGCACGCTGGAGCCGTTCCACGACTTCGAGGTCGAACGGCCGCCCGAGCGCGCCCGCAAACGCTACGTCCGCCGGTACCTGCTCGCGGGCCTCGCGGTGGTCGCGGCGGGGTTCGCCGTCGACCAATTCCTCGCGAGCGTGCCGTGGTACGCGGCCGGCGTGTTGCTCCTGCTGGCGTGGCCCGCCGCGCGGCTCTCGCATCGCCACCGCGGCTACGAACTCGGCCCGGACCACGTCGTCACGCAGGGCGGGTTCTGGAACCGCAGCACGCGCATCGTCCCCTACCGCCGCATCCAGACGGTCATCCGACGGCAGACCGTCTTCCAGCGGCGCTGGCGGCTCGCGACGGTCATCTTCGACACCGCCGGCTCGCGCTCGATATCGGCGGGCGACGCCGCGGCTTTGGACCGCGACGAGGACGACGCCGACGACGTCGCGGTGACCGTCCGCGACCGCGTGCTCGACGTCGTCTACGAGCGCGAGCACGACGACGGGACGACAGACTGA
- a CDS encoding PH domain-containing protein, whose protein sequence is MERLDSRVRFIWLFRVFVGSVVAGVVAAVAAGVVERVTVSPVLVGGGVFGAILVLGAVHAVLRYRAWRFEVREDTLYIERGVLVNVRTVVPYVRVQHVDARRGPIERALGLSSVVVYTAGSRGADVSIPGLVAERADDVQETLRRLAIESEPETGDAGDAV, encoded by the coding sequence ATGGAACGACTCGACTCTCGCGTCCGCTTCATCTGGCTCTTCCGCGTGTTCGTCGGCTCCGTGGTCGCCGGCGTCGTCGCCGCCGTCGCAGCGGGCGTCGTCGAGCGCGTGACCGTCTCGCCCGTCCTCGTCGGGGGCGGCGTGTTCGGTGCCATCCTCGTGCTCGGCGCCGTCCACGCCGTCCTCCGGTACCGGGCGTGGCGCTTCGAGGTCCGCGAGGACACGCTCTACATCGAGCGCGGCGTGCTCGTGAACGTCCGCACGGTCGTCCCGTACGTGCGCGTCCAGCACGTCGACGCGCGCCGCGGGCCCATCGAGCGCGCGCTCGGCCTGAGCAGCGTCGTCGTCTACACCGCGGGGTCGCGGGGCGCTGACGTCTCGATTCCCGGGCTGGTCGCCGAGCGCGCCGACGACGTCCAGGAGACGCTGCGGCGCCTCGCAATCGAGAGCGAGCCCGAGACCGGCGACGCCGGGGATGCGGTGTGA